A genome region from Setaria italica strain Yugu1 chromosome III, Setaria_italica_v2.0, whole genome shotgun sequence includes the following:
- the LOC101782502 gene encoding oxalate--CoA ligase, with protein sequence MAEEAPTLTALLKKAAAAFPSRRAVTVPGKLELTHAALDALVDAAAARLAADAGVRPGHVVALSFPNTVELVIMFLAVIRARAVAAPLNPAYTQEEFEFYLSDSESRLLLTNAEGNPAAQAAAAKLGLPHAAATLKDAAGPVHLHGLAAANAANGNGFHQEKDDHNEASDVALFLHTSGTTSRPKGVPLTQANLAASVGNIRSVYRLAETDATVVVLPLFHVHGLLCGLLSSLASGASVRLPAAGRFSASTFWADMRAAGATWYTAVPTIHQIILDRHASKPEAAGYPALRFIRSCSASLAPVILEKLEAAFGAPVLEAYAMTEASHLMTSNPLPEDGPRKPGSVGRPVGQEMAILDEEGARVAAGKPGEVCVRGANVTAGYKGNPEANEAAFRFGWFHTGDIGVVDEEGYLHLVGRIKELINRGGEKISPIEVDAVLLDHPAVKQAVSFGVPDDKYGEEINCAVIPREGLVIGEDDVVAHCRKNLASFKVPKKVFVTDDLPKTATGKIQRRIVAQHFVVQPKAGSAA encoded by the coding sequence ATGGCGGAGGAGGCCCCCACTCTGACGGCGCTGCTCAAGaaggcggccgccgccttcccgtCCCGCCGCGCCGTTACCGTCCCGGGGAAGCTCGAGCTCACGCACGCCGCCCTGGACGCGCTcgtcgacgcggcggccgcgcgcctggccgccgacgccggggtCCGCCCCGGCCACGTGGTCGCGCTCTCCTTCCCCAACACCGTCGAGCTGGTGATCATGTTCCTGGCGGTCAtccgcgcccgcgccgtcgcGGCGCCACTCAACCCGGCCTACACGCAGGAGGAGTTCGAGTTCTACCTCTCCGACTCCGAGTCACGCCTCCTCCTCACCAACGCCGAGGGCAACCCCGCCGCGCAGGCAGCCGCCGCCAAGCTCGGCctcccccacgccgccgccaccctcaaggACGCGGCCGGCCCGGTACACCTCCACGGCCTCGCAGCCGCCAACGCGGCCAACGGGAACGGCTTCCACCAAGAAAAAGACGACCACAACGAGGCGTCGGACGTGGCCCTGTTCCTGCACACGTCGGGGACCACGAGCCGTCCCAAGGGGGTGCCGCTCACGCAGGCCAACCTGGCGGCGTCCGTCGGGAACATCCGCTCCGTGTACCGCCTCGCCGAGACGGACGCCACCGTGGTGGTGCTGCCGCTCTTCCACGTGCACGGCCTCCTCTGCGGCCTCCTCAGCTCGCTGGCCTCCGGCGCCTCGGTGaggctccccgccgccgggcgcTTCTCAGCGTCCACCTTCTGGGCCGACATGCGCGCGGCGGGCGCCACGTGGTACACGGCCGTGCCGACGATCCACCAGATCATCCTCGACCGCCACGCGTCcaagccggaggcggcggggtacCCGGCGCTGCGGTTCATCCGCAGCTGCAGCGCGTCGCTGGCGCCGGTGATCCTGGAGAAGCTGGAGGCGGCGTTCGGGGCGCCGGTGCTGGAGGCCTACGCGATGACGGAGGCGTCGCACCTGATGACGTCCAACCCGCTGCCGGAGGACGGGCCGCGGAAGCCGGGCTCGGTGGGGCGTCCCGTGGGGCAGGAGATGGCGATCCTGGACGAGGAAGGGGCGCGCGTGGCGGCAGGGAAGCCCGGCGAGGTGTGCGTCCGGGGCGCCAACGTGACGGCGGGATACAAGGGCAACCCGGAGGCGAACGAGGCGGCGTTCCGGTTCGGGTGGTTCCACACGGGGGACATCGGCGTCGTCGACGAGGAAGGGTACCTCCACCTGGTGGGGCGCATCAAGGAGCTCATCAACCGCGGCGGCGAGAAGATCTCTCCCATCGAGGTGGACGCCGTGCTGCTGGACCACCCCGCCGTCAAGCAGGCCGTCTCCTTCGGCGTCCCCGACGACAAGTACGGCGAGGAGATCAACTGCGCGGTGATCCCCCGCGAGGGCTTGGTGATCGGGGAGGACGACGTGGTGGCGCACTGCCGGAAGAACCTGGCGTCATTCAAGGTGCCCAAGAAGGTGTTCGTCACCGATGACCTGCCCAAGACGGCGACAGGCAAGATACAGCGCCGCATCGTGGCGCAGCACTTCGTCGTGCAGCCCAAGGCCGGTAGCGCTGCCTAA
- the LOC101782917 gene encoding probable LRR receptor-like serine/threonine-protein kinase At1g63430, producing the protein MSGRWAAAAPTPVPSLLQVLLALQCGVVFLQCSAASAMSRDVSALMAFKRAIIEDPHSVLSDWTDADGNACDWHGVICSAPQGSVISLKLSNSSLKGFIAPDLGRLSFLQELYLDHNLLFGTIPKQIGSLRNLRVLDLSVNRLTGPIPSELGGLNSVSLINFHSNGLTGNIPPELGKLQNLVELRLDRNRLKGSIPGSNAGSFSPTANIGSTAHNGLCPSPRLYVGDFSYNFLVGKIPPCLKYLPRSSFQGNCFQDEYSTQQRALQICISGSTGQRGGINGAKHPVHKHEKMQQPTWLLVLEIATGVLLVVFVITGIVTASRSCKLKPSIRISSWNRSKSWSDEITVLIDSDMLKSLPKLSRQELEVACEDFSNIIGSTPETVVYKGTMKDGPEVSVISLCAFEGHWTSHHELFYQNKVIDLARLNHENIAKFLGYCRESDPFSRMLVFEYASNGTLFEHLHYGEGAQLSWLRRMKIAIGIAQGLRYLHTELQPPFAISELNSNSVYVTEDFTPKLVDFECWKMMFSKHEKAPSHFNSKASFPGHGDSAEDLHADIQGNTYAFGVILLEIISGRLPYCKDKGYLVDWATKFLQQADEIGKLVDPELSNVRTEDLAVLCSVVSRCIDPDPSKRPSMQIITGVLENGIDLSAAAILKESSLAWAELALAL; encoded by the exons ATGAGCGGGCGctgggctgcggcggcgccgacgccggtGCCGAGCCTCCTGCAGGTCCTCCTCGCCTTGCAGTGCGGCGTCGTGTTCCTGCAATGCTCCGCCGCCTCTGCCATGAGCCGCGACG TGTCGGCGCTCATGGCATTCAAACGCGCCATCATCGAGGACCCTCACTCCGTGCTATCAGACTGGACTGATGCGGACGGCAACGCCTGCGACTGGCACGGCGTGATCTGCTCAGCGCCGCAGGGTTCCGTCATCTCACT GAAGTTATCAAACTCATCACTCAAGGGATTCATTGCACCTGATCTTGGACGGCTTAGTTTCTTACAAGAGCT GTATTTGGATCATAACCTGCTCTTTGGCACAATCCCGAAACAAATAGGCTCATTGAGGAACCTGAGGGTTCTGGATTTGAGCGTTAATCGGCTCACTGGACCTATCCCTTCTGAGTTAGGCGGCTTGAACAGCGTGAGCTTAAT AAATTTCCATTCCAATGGGTTGACTGGGAATATACCACCGGAGCTGGGAAAACTACAGAATCTCGTTGAACTGAGGTTGGACAGGAATAGATTGAAGGGATCAATTCCAGGAAGCAATGCTGGCAGTTTTTCTCCTACTGCAAATATCGG ATCCACAGCTCACAATGGACTATGCCCTTCACCCCGATTATATGTTGGGGATTTCTCTTACAACTTTCTTGTCGGAAAAATTCCACCCTGCTTGAAATATCTTCCAAG gtcaagttTCCAAGGGAACTGCTTCCAGGATGAGTACTCTACCCAACAACGAGCTTTGCAAATTTGTATAA GTGGTTCTACTGGCCAGCGAGGTGGCATAAATGGAGCCAAACATCCTGTACATAAGCATGAAAAAATGCAGCAACCAACTTGGCTCCTTGTTTTAGAAATTGCAACAGGCGTTCTTCTGGTTGTCTTTGTGATAACTGGTATCGTTACTGCTTCCAGAAGCTGCAAGCTGAAGCCTTCTATAAGAATATCCTCATGGAATCGATCAAAGAGTTGGAGCGATGAGATAACAGTGTTGATTG ATTCTGATATGCTGAAAAGTTTACCAAAATTAAGTCGCCAGGAGCTTGAGGTAGCTTGTGAAGATTTTAGCAACATTATTGGCTCGACTCCTGAGACAGTAGTCTACAAAGGGACAATGAAGGATGGTCCTGAAGTTTCAGTCATATCATTATGCGCCTTCGAAGGTCATTGGACTAGCCACCATGAACTCTTTTACCAAAACAAG GTTATTGATCTGGCAAGATTGAACCATGAGAACATAGCAAAGTTTCTAGGCTACTGCAGAGAGAGTGATCCATTCTCAAGGATGCTAGTCTTTGAGTATGCATCAAATGGGACCTTATTTGAGCATCTACATT ATGGAGAAGGAGCCCAGTTATCTTGGCTTAGGCGAATGAAAATAGCTATTGGGATCGCCCAGGGTCTAAGATACTTGCATACTGAGCTGCAACCCCCATTTGCTATATCTGAGCTGAATTCAAATTCCGTGTACGTTACAGAAGATTTTACGCCAAAG CTGGTTGATTTCGAGTGCTGGAAAATGATGTTCTCAAAACATGAGAAGGCTCCAAGCCACTTCAATAGCAAAGCTTCTTTCCCTGGTCACGGGGATTCTGCGGAGGATTTACATGCAGATATCCAAGGCAACACGTATGCTTTCGGAGTGATTTTACTGGAGATTATCAGTGGGCGGCTTCCATACTGCAAGGATAAAGGCTATTTGGTCGACTGG GCTACCAAGTTCCTCCAGCAGGCCGATGAGATCGGGAAGCTAGTCGACCCGGAGCTGAGCAACGTGAGGACGGAGGACCTCGCAGTCCTGTGCAGCGTGGTGAGCCGGTGCATCGACCCTGACCCTTCCAAGAGGCCGTCGATGCAGATCATCACCGGCGTGCTGGAGAACGGGATCGACCTGTCGGCGGCCGCCATCCTCAAGGAGTCGTCGCTGGCGTGGGCCGAGCTCGCGCTGGCCTTGTGA
- the LOC101783323 gene encoding tRNA-specific adenosine deaminase 1: MLLSSSPAPPREGAVAPSLWAEAASSAVLRHYHSLPKKGKPQGRESTVLAAFLLSTPQDPQSPTVLSMGTGTKCLGASRLSTRGDLVHDAHAEVIARRALLRLVYSEFGHSGQPDWLVGSGDGRRWRLKDGHCLHLYITQLPCGVMPVPPSESELPREQLDCGVNGCSDIGFVQRKPGRGDTTLSMSCFDKITRWSVVGIQGALLSHILEPLYLTTITIGQLPDGAPEGFSIENNIEKVLNARLSSLSSRLPASFKLSTPKFFEAPVPPKEFQQISGDVPPLTCGYSICWNKSGLHEVVLGTTGRKQGTSSKAACFSSTESLLCKRRLAEAFMSLEHSLLTKFQSGDLSYRAMKDEAHEYQHTLELLKKAPFFSCWRAKPASLGSFAVVR, translated from the exons atgctgctctcctcctctccggcgccgccacgcGAGGGCGCCGTCGCACCCTCCCTCTGGGCGGAGGCCGCGTCctcggcggtgctccggcacTACCACTCCCTGCCCAAGAAAGGCAAGCCGCAGGGGCGCGAGTCCACGGtcctcgccgccttcctcctctccacccCGCAGGATCCACAGAGCCCCACCGTCCTATCCATGGGAACCGGCACCAAGTGCCTCGGCGCCTCGCGGCTCAGCACCCGTGGGGACCTCGTCCACGACGCGCACGCCGAGGTCATCGCTCGCCGCGCTCTCCTCCGCCTTGTCTACTCCGAGTTCGGCCACAGCGGCCAGCCGGATTGGTTGGTTGGCTCTGGGGATGGTAGAAGATGGAGGCTAAAGGATGGTCACTGTCTTCATCTTTACATCACCCAGCTCCCAT GTGGGGTCATGCCAGTACCGCCATCAGAATCAGAATTGCCGAGGGAACAGCTGGATTGTGGTGTGAATGGATGCAGTG ACATCGGTTTTGTTCAAAGGAAGCCTGGCCGTGGTGATACAACATTGTCCATGAGCTGCTTTGACAAAATCACTCGTTGGAGTGTTGTTGGAATTCAAG GTGCATTGCTGTCCCACATACTGGAACCCTTGTATTTGACCACCATTACTATTGGACAGTTACCTGATGGTGCTCCTGAAGGGTTCTCTATTGAAAATAATATTGAGAAAGTTCTCAATGCTCGCTTGTCCTCTCTATCCAGCAGATTGCCTGCTTCTTTCAAATTGAGCACG CCAAAGTTTTTTGAGGCACCTGTTCCACCTAAAGAGTTTCAACAGATTTCTGGAGATGTACCACCTTTGACTTGCGG GTACTCAATTTGTTGGAATAAATCTGGTTTGCATGAAGTTGTCCTGGGAACAACCGGAAGGAAACAAGGAACGTCTTCAAAGGCAGCATGCTTCTCCTCCACCGAGTCATTGCTCTGCAA GAGAAGATTGGCGGAAGCTTTCATGTCACTTGAACATTCATTGTTAACAAAATTCCAATCTGGGGATCTGTCTTATCGTGCAATGAAG GATGAGGCTCATGAGTACCAGCATACGCTTGAGCTTCTGAAAAAGGCCCCATTCTTCAGCTGCTGGCGTGCCAAGCCTGCATCCCTCGGCTCTTTCGCAGTTGTAAGGTGA
- the LOC101783728 gene encoding nuclear transcription factor Y subunit C-2, whose product MRQARPYSGIFCGGVSARTGPHALPLARIKKIMKRSAGEAADGGARMISGEAPVVFSKACELFIAEITRRAWAATLEGKRRTVHKEDVATAVHNTDLFDFLVDVVMADAGGGGHAAPGYDDDENGALE is encoded by the coding sequence ATGAGGCAGGCGAGGCCGTACTCGGGGATCTTCTGCGGCGGGGTGTCGGCGCGGACAGGGCCGCACGCGCTGCCGCTGGCGCGCATCAAGAAGATCATGAAGCGCTCGGCGGGGGAggccgcggacggcggcgcgagGATGATCTCCGGCGAGGCGCCCGTGGTGTTCTCCAAGGCGTGCGAGCTCTTCATCGCCGAGATCACGCGCCGCGCCTGGGCGGCCACGCTGGAGGGCAAGCGCCGGACCGTGCACAAGGAGGACGTCGCCACCGCCGTGCACAACACCGACCTCTTCGACTTCCTCGTCGACGTCGTCATGGCGgacgccgggggcggcgggcacGCGGCGCCCGGGTACGACGACGATGAAAACGGCGCGCTGGAGTAA